A window of Methanoregula sp. genomic DNA:
TCTGAACTAATTTATCACCAATCTGCTTATCAAAAATGAAAATCGAATCTGAAGCTCCAATATATCGGACTTTTTTTGGCCCATCATACCAATTTTTTGTTGTAAGTTTTTTTGCAAAATTATTTGCCCCGTTAAGGAATTGGGAAGATATGTTGATTGGAAAAGGATTTGCAGTTATTAATGGATTGAAAATTGTTCCCGTAGATGCAGCATTCCAATTATGATAAACAAAGATATTCAATAAATGATCTTGAGAATCATCGATTAATAACTTGAACAAAAGAAAGAATTCTCTGTCTTCGATGTTTATAGTCGAATAATTTTTTTTCAGATAATCGATTACGCTTTTTCTAAATCTTCTCAAAAAATCTTCTAGAAATAATAGTTGTACCGCTTGCGGAGAAGTAAGAATAGAATCAATGTAATTTGTTTGATCATCAAAAGGTGGTGTTGATAATTGTAAATATTGATGAATTTGCTTAAGATCGTTTAACGAGGTAGCTTCAAGATAATATTTTAGTTGTGATTTACCCCTAGATTTCCACCGATCAGTGAAGTATCCAAAATTTACTTCTTTCGCATTCCAAAATTTTTCATTATTTTTTTCGAACATTTTTCACTCATTCTTGGCGAGAAATATCAATACAGACTCTTTAGAGAAATAAATCTTTATGAAATCGTATGAAAGAATATCATCAAAATTTAATTATATGTCTTGTGGTTTTATTTTTCACAGCCCATCGTCACAATTGAATATTGCACTATAGCATTGTCTCCACAAGTTTAGAAACGATTTTCGCTTTCACTTCCCCAAAACGACCTGTGGCTTTTTGTTCACATGCAGCTCCTCTAACACAAATAACATCAACCCCAGTAGCCCAGAGCTCTGGAAGTTCCTTAAGAGTAATAGAACCTGCAATCCAAACCTCTTTTTTCGAATTGTGAAAAGTAGAGACTAAATCTGCGATTTCCTGGAGAGTACAGGAGTCCAATAATCCCCTGCCCATCGATTTATTATAAGTATCTAAAAGAATCCCATCCGCTTTTATTTCGGTAACAAGTTCATGGCTTTCTTTAAAAGGCTCAAAGAATCGTTTCAAATCTTTGTCTACAAAAACCGCAGGGATCACTTTCTTCTTAGGATAAAAAAATTTCACCGTGCGAACCAACGATTGTCCCTGATATATTGCAGCTTGTAATGGCAACTCTGCCAAGCCGCATTTGATAATATCTGCTCCTGCTGTCGCTACCCCAAGTGCTGCCTGGCAGGTTGAAGCACGATCATGTTGTTTCTCGCCGATATTCGTTGAAATAAGAACTTTATTGTAACCGTCCTTGTTTAGCCTATTGCGAACGGCAACAATATTTAGTGGGTATGGTGTTCCAAGAGCGGATATTGGATATTCGACATCAGCAATATGAGCACCACCCTTTGCAGCTTCGATGGCTTCTTTTGGACCTCGAACACTAATCAGCAATTTTTGCATATTTTCTCTCTCAACTTGATTACTTTTAAATTCTCGGGAATATATTTTCAAGAACATCAGATAGAAAAATAAAATATTCTACGAATACTACACAATGATAAATAAAAATTTTAGATCCATCGGGGCTCAGGGATTTATGTCAAAGATGAGCTAAAACAAGGATTGTAATTA
This region includes:
- a CDS encoding (5-formylfuran-3-yl)methyl phosphate synthase, which gives rise to MFLKIYSREFKSNQVERENMQKLLISVRGPKEAIEAAKGGAHIADVEYPISALGTPYPLNIVAVRNRLNKDGYNKVLISTNIGEKQHDRASTCQAALGVATAGADIIKCGLAELPLQAAIYQGQSLVRTVKFFYPKKKVIPAVFVDKDLKRFFEPFKESHELVTEIKADGILLDTYNKSMGRGLLDSCTLQEIADLVSTFHNSKKEVWIAGSITLKELPELWATGVDVICVRGAACEQKATGRFGEVKAKIVSKLVETML